In Labrus mixtus chromosome 22, fLabMix1.1, whole genome shotgun sequence, the genomic window GGTCAGTGAGGGCTCAGGTTTGtataaaaaaggaggaaaaataacaaaactattaCAAGTCGCCTGGAGACAAGCATCAGCAAGAGATCAAAAGGGACAAAATCAACACGtgcagtatgtgtttgtgacaTAAAGGTTTTTATATATGTAATTAAACGACTAAATCAGAAAGCCATCGTGTAAATCCTCACCAACAACACGACAAACGTGTGATACATCGCTGCAACAGTGAGAAACCCGTTTTTGTCACATGCAGGTTAACGTCTGTGGAACAAACGGCAGCACGAGTAGATTAAAGCTAACTTCTCAGATTTTATAGAGAGGGGGCAGAACGTCATCAAATCACTTTAAACGTGAAAAAGTCCCAATCAGAAAGTCTGCAGATCTGTGGACTCAAATGTAAGGCTGCCGTGGTAACCGTACGAATGAATTACCGCAGTATAATCAAGCCAACCGCCATAACCACACATGATGTCACCTCACCCCACGTCATGTTCAGATGGACACAAAGGCAACTGCACTGATACCTAAACTAAATGCAGCATCTCTGCTTTCAGTCAAAGGAGAACCCGCTGATTCAGACGATGCAGTTTGTAAAATCTAATAACTTACTGCTTTAACGTGGTCGAACCTCTCGCTGACCAGCTGCTCCGTGTACTTCCTGTAGGCTGCGTCCTGTGGCATGGTCTGCACGGACGCCAGAATCTTTGAGTACAGAATCCTCAGACGCTGAGAGAAGAACGGAGAAGATGGTCAGTTTAAAATACTCACAAAGTGAAAGCTGTAGTAAGGTTATCAAGCTCTTTATTTGAAATATAGACATGAACAACATCAAGATGCATCATTAATACATCAACAGTGTggctgacaggtgtgtgtgtgtgtgtgtgtgtgtgtgtgtgttcacctcaTGTGGATTCTGGGACACGGCCAGGCCGACCAGGCCCGTCGTCTGGaggggaagaagagggggaaagatgcttttttttaactcagatCACTTTTCAACATATAAACGTTAAACTTGTTTCTGATCAACACGTCTGATGTGAATGAAGAACGCTTCTGTCGTTAGCTGTCACAGCGCCATGAAGAAAATATCCACCGTAGTaaaatgagaataaataaaacattcacacTTTAAACTAATTCCTACCAGTTTATCAGTACAGCAGGTTTTTTGATTGCACTTTTAAATAGTAAAGTAGATAAATAATATAATTCTACCTTTAGTACCAAAGTGAACTGCTCTCTTTGTTTGATCAAAGCTCAGATTCAAACCCTGTTTGTGCCTCTTCCCTATTaaatatctatctctctatttaTCCGgggggaaattcaaagcatccagtagcagattatcaaaaaaaacacattaaataaaacatttgtttgggcACAGGTGGGCTAGTGGTTTCCATATACAAAGGCTTAAGTCCTCCAAGCTTCTGACCTGTACCGAGATCATTTAAATTAACCCGTGCATGAATAAGAATGAAAAACGATGAACTCTTTATAATTTAAACTACTGATCACAATTAGACAGATTAGAGGACCCTGGCGATTTGTGCCATAAAAAGAAGCACTTTTAGTATTTTAACAATCTGTTAATATCGATGCCGTTTTTTACAttaatattgttgttttgttttttcactgtttgttCTATTTTTCTAACTTGTGAGCTATGGGACACTCCTgaattatctatctatctgtcagaaacagcagtgtttgtgtggagTTGGTGTATAATTTAACATATTAGCATGTAAACagatatttactgatgttttgaGCCATGTTAGAACATCTAGAGACTTGTATTACCTATTGTTACAACATAATATCACAGGAAAGTCACTTAACTGCTTTGATTTAcctaaatgtaaataaatgtaataaacaaCATCTCCTGAAATACAATAACTTCGGCTACTTTCTGGCCGGTTTTGAAGGAATAAGTGTGAAAGGGACCAACTGGACATTGTTATTATCAACCGTTTTCTCAACTGcctttaaaacaggaaattaaaaaccTAAAATCAGTGAAGGGAAGAATTTAACCACAATGTCTCCTCCAGCCTCACCTAGCCTCAGAGCTAACAGAGCAGATAACAAGCTAACACATAGCAGCGTCTCCTTCAAACTACAAACGGAACTAACATCGCAGATACTCAGTAAGGAAGTAACTTAAGGAGTATAAAATGAGCTGGAAATGTAGGATGTATGTGATGTATTCTACTCActaaatcaaaaacatgacCTCTACACGTACCTTCTTCAACAGACCAGCCATTCTCCTCTGTGGACACGGCTTCCGGATCCGTCGACAACTTCCGGGTATTTAAAGTGACGTCACCAACTGAACCAGaaactgttttggtttttttccaCGATAATATAATAactcactgtaaacaatgattcatcttaaatgtattgattttgtTTGGTAAATATTACATTCACAGATGTATATGGAATTAAAAAATACCCAAAATACAACAATTCAAATAGAAAACTACATTCAATCTTTACACAGactgaaagcagagaaaacatgtgAGAACctaaatattttactttaattcGATACCGCTATGTATATATCTAAATAGTTTTACATGGTTGaatattgtttgtttcttttctgtttagcttatcttcgtgttttttttttcattgttttgtcacttagttaaaataaaaaacaacaaagttttgATTAttcaatcaaaatgttttcatccgAGAAAATTGTCGGATTATATAATGGCCTGGGAATAAGATATACTGTATGAAagtaatttgtatttattttatctgttaatactgaaagtttttttgcataaattaaacaataatagtcagttttttttattttaatttgaacctTTTGATATATTTACATTCAATATAAgacttttactttttcaaaaGTTAACTTTTCTGAATCTGAGATCGGGTTAAGTTCAGTAAAATTCAGGGAAAAACAGGCAATGTTTAATTGGGAAATTTACCTTAAAAGATTTCATGCATTATTGTCAACAAAGTATACTCCAGCATTTTAAACATATGAttccatacatggggcttgAACTAAACGCCAACATTACCCCAATttatcaatgtttttaattaaatatatgtGGTTCAACCTAAGACTCACTTTCATCTATCATTTCCAATTGTacttaatgtaaacatttaccAGATGTCAACTTCTGATGTGAGAGTTTGACCTTCTGTTCATTTGCAGTCAACACTTCCTTAGCTTTTCTCATGACATGGCTCCCCCTGGTGGCCAAAGCTGTGGCCTACAACACACAACCAACCTGTACTCATGAAActcagcagcaggtaaagacTTCAGACGGAGAGGATTTTAGAAACTTTAATGACGTCAAACCACAGCAATGCCAGCTATATGCACATGATCAATatcatcagtgtttttaaagatctatttaaaaatgtttggctGAAAAAAGACATCTATCTACAGTACAGTACAAAATATCaaagtataaaaatatattacaaaTCTCAGTTATTTACAAAGACAGCTTCTCTCTACATGTGTGTCTAACTGTCTACAGCTCTGTCAGTTAGTTTTCAGTCTAGTTGTTTCCTAAAACGAGCAACGCGTCTTCAGTATACTTCAGCACCTAAAGGAGACGACACCGGAGGCCTAAGACGGCCTCCACGAGTACGCCACTAAACTCCCAGCATCCtctgggagaggagggaggagaggaaggtcAAGATGGAGGCGTTCCCTCCTCAATGATGATGGATTAGTGGAAAGGGATGGAGTTCCTCTGGAGGGGGTTAGAAAAACATCCTGTGGGAGGAAAAATAGTcagatgttttcctctttttatttaacaaacatgTAGAAATGGAAAGgtaaatatataaacacactaTTAGACGACTTTGGGTTATTTAACTTCAACATCGTCCTGTACAATATCTACATTTCATTGAGAAGAGCTGAACTAAATATaaagatgattttatttaaGTACACCGGCTTCTTCACATCGACTGTAGCCGTtttcagacaggagggggggcggggggtctctGAGGTAACAGAGTCCTCTATttgacgctataatgagaaggACTGCTGGAAGATTTAAAGCCACCAGGTACCGCTGTTGTGCAGAGATTGAagcaaaaaacatccaaaagtttgcatacacacacatcccccccccccccccccccccacacacacacacacacacctgtagatgTTGGGGTCCAGGAGCACAGCCGTGTCTGTGGGCAGTTGGGACAGATGAACCACTTTTGTCTTCTGCTGCAGTCTGTCGCTCTCGTTCACCCAAACATCTGGCAGTCTGATAGAAACAGAAGACAACAATTTGTTTCTGcgctctgaataaaaaaaaaaaaaacagtcacaccTGCTTTACTCCTCACATGTCAAATACTAATTTATGATTTCTGGATTTTGCGTGGTACCACATCAGCTGtaccacaaaacaaaaaaccgAGGGGATCTTCAGCTGTGAAATCTTTGTGTGTAATTCCGTTTCAATGCCACAAGAGGGAGACTGGagcagaggagagcaggagggatgaaaagaggagaaataggaggagggggaaaaagaagaggaggaggagaaaaaagatggggaagaggaggagcagtactTACATGTCCTCTGGTGTCCAGTGTAACAAGACCTTCACTTTTCCGGAATCCTCTTTCCTCCTCGCTAttacctgaaaacacaaacacacggatAAAGCTGCTGCtcacaatatgtgtgtgtgtgtgtgcatgtgtgtgtgtgtgtgtgtgtgcccccaCCGTGCTGTGGAAGACCACACTGTGTCCGTTGCCCAGGCTCTCGATGTGTGTTGCCAGGTTGAGGCAGATTGCTCGATGGCGGATGGCGTCCATCGTCTGAGCGTCAAAGAAGTCGTGAGGTCGAGCTGGAAAAGTcactaaaaagttaaaatattatATGAAATATCCCAATAAGTACAAACACATAGTCAAAAAcagtgcgtgtatgtgtgtaacgTACGTAGGGAGCGcttgtgtttgttcttcattttcctcctcttgttgAGTCCGGCCTTGGACGGAGACTCCTCCTTCACTTTGCCCTGATTGGACATCTTGGACGAACTCTGGGAGCTGAAGTGGGTGGGGACATGTCTGGCTAGCCCCCCCTGAGAGGCAAACGTGGCGTTGCAGCCCCCCACCACACACTGAGGGGACACACAAAAAGATTCATACAGAGGtgtgatcatgcctataaacccctctatttcagccctgctcagaacaggctgtttctgcacctttaaatgtaaatgagctgtgtctgaccacgccccctctctggaagggcttgggtgtactcgggctttctcgctccatgtcctattgtttatggtgagaagggagactcagagggcagaacaaacacctagctgtgggagtgtcacccacctgggggaggggctactgccctttgtgatgtcatgaagggaaaatctccaaacggcctgtttgagcacacattttctgaaaagtggagcaggcaaaagatggagaggatggacttttcttacaattggggggtttgtagacagactaggtaACAcgttagtgttagaaaaacatggtgacgtggattttatataatatgtgacctttaatgttaaTGATGCATGATTGTTGTCTATTTATGACTGCAGCAGAGATGAAGAGCCATGCCaagactgagtgtgtgtgtgtgtgtgtgtgtgtgtgtgtgcgtgttttcaCCTTGAACGGCTTGTCCCCgctgtgtgtcagcatgtgTCTTTGCAGCCAACTCTGACTTGTGGACGGTGTCTTGTACACCTTGCAGCCcttccacatacacacaaacacctgtgtggaaaaacaaaacacacacacagagaaactgaTTAACATGATAGAAAAAGAAGATGCTCTTTCTCCAACAGCTGGTTGTATAACAAGATTTGTTGTCCTTCTGTCCAGTTGAATCAAGTTTAAATCAACAACTACAGTGAAGCGGCTGTGGACAACTTATTTCGGGCTTCCTGGACTTTGGATTTGacaaaaggaaatgaaacatgctacgttgaagtgctggcttctctgacaacaatgcaacagccagtatgtcctccttctaactttagattctgctcctgaatgaccAGAGaaggtccaaacaaatccatttaccatggGGTTTTAAGgacacccccacatggccgttttggatgcccctcggttttccagatatgagagcagttatcaggtcaaaccaacaggtgttgcagcgatggaagcgggcaagagaagtggttcagatagaagtgattgtacccgacctaaaaagcctctgcatgtttctaataagctccacgagcagaaacgtgctcaaactaggatcaatattggagatgtttttgaaaaatggagagaggttgggtcagtgtccaccacatggcaacctgtgtgagcatggactctagagaggagggggggagacagctctctacaatgtttagaatttggactgcagtacccgttttaaacactaggtgtcagagttccATGTTGCTCCTACAGTGTTTGAGTGCAATGATATATTCTAACAGTTTTCCTTGCGACTAAGCCTAGGGGCGCTCAAATTTCCTCCATCAGCTTGACGTCTTTCACGCCCTCTTAAACTgtgaaattagaaaaaaacattttctgctttttgctccaaaaacagAGAACACAAGTCATTCTTAGTGCATTTTATGACACCAAAGCATTTAGAGTGAgaggaaagtttaaaaaaaatcaaccattCTGCATgtcttgaaaatgaaacatggacTGCACTTTAAGTCCTCTGTTTAGTTTGAGTTCAATAGTTCTAGGAGCTGTTCAGTTAGATAAATCATTCTACATGTAAAAACTCCTTAGTCATCACTATATATCTcactcaaacacagagaaggGTTGATACCCGTCTGTGTGGTGTTTCAGTGTGCTGGGAAAACAGAGCTCTGATAAAACGATGATGTAAGCCTGTCCTTCTCCGTCTTACATCATCGCTCGCCTCTTAGTGAGAAAATTCATCCACTGCTGATCATATCGAGGCTGAGATGAACACGTGTTTTTGGATGAATGAtgagatggtaaatggacttgcgcttgtatatttattttctagtcttctgactcctcaaagagcttttacactgcaggtcacacctacacattcacaaactgatggtagaggctgctgggtaaagagtccatcagtatgaactcatccattcatacacattaaaatGCCGCAGACAAAACAGCGGGAGAAATACGGGGTTAAGCaccttgcccgaggacacattggacatgttgctacaggagctggggaacgAATCTGAATGTTtagatatttttaaatcagctgCCTTGTGAGATCCAATGATGTCAAAGCTCCACACTCATTAACATGAGTGGATTGGAGGGTTAAAGACGCACAAAAAGGTTTGAGATTGGTCTGTGGTTACTCGGATAGCGCTTTCACACTtccagaaaaactcctgatatttgcaggaggagctgcatgtgtgaacgcaaacagccaaacttCTTCGGGCAGTTTCTTCtgccagcctcctcgtattttttccacatgaagtcagactgagctgatgtgagaacgcaacAAATtcacgtttattccctgtgatcgctgcacgaccatagactgtctgcacgaccacctctaccatctcctaatgaccctgctgctgcatgtttcctgttctccagtatgttcttctccactctttagttcagattgagattctgttcaactacacatagcattgatagaaagacacatattctcattatagagtCGTATAGAGGACTGTGTTGCTTTTTCTGGTACTTCAATGTCattcattccccccccccccccgaggccTTCATGTTTTATCTCCACCTGATCGGATGTCACCGTAACATCTGTCGATTTCTTCCTGCTTCATTGTGTGGTTGAATCAGATAATGTTCCCTAACGGGGATTTTCATTCACGACTAACACTTGCAGTTATTTGATACCTCTGGACTTCACCGTGCAGTCTTCAGCTTTGCAACAACGTTCACACAcgatgcacacacattcaggaccCTGTCAGTGAGACACGTACCCCTCCTCTCTGCCCGTCCACGTGCGTTGCTCGGATGTGTTCGGCGAGGTCGGGGCTGCTGGGGAAGAGCACCTGGCAGTTATCCCAGCAGCACGTGTAGCTCAGACACTTCCCCCCAGCTGGCACCGAGCCGCTCCCCGCCACAGAACCGCCGCTGTGACCGTTCAGCATGGCCGGGGTGGAGCGACCGCTGGACGCCGTGCTCTCCATGTCCATCAGGGTGCTGCTGATACTGCAGAAGAAAACACATGACAGAGACATCGAGACAGTGTTAAAGTCAAACATACAGGTAGAGGAAAACACACCTGACGCCACGACCTTATAAGGGCGTCAAAAGTTTCAGATACGAAACAACGCAAGAATAAAAGCGCTGCACAtgcgtcctgtctccatgacaacagtctcttAAAAATGGCTGCTGTATGAACGGCTCTtttaactgcatgttttatatccGAGATCGTTTTTATTCCTTCACTTTGAGCATCAAACGGAGGAGGTTTGCCGtcgaggagcgaggaggatgtgagtacacggcacgatctgtaggagacaAAACTACGGGTAACATAGGACAATTTGAAAAGAGCGCtggtgatgtcaacagcgcctttctgaaaaggcGGAGTGCTCGGGCTGCGCCGTTTCTACGGGTGGTCGCCTACTCCTGCACTGTCTCTACTCATTGGGAACACAAAAAGATTCTGCCGCTCAGAGAAAagcgccaggtggacacggggccttaaaCACTCTGAACAACAAGAAACAAGTTGTTAATCTCGATGACCTTGTTGTCATCATCACTGGAAGCAAAAATCGTAATGAAACTTGGTGAATTGTCCAGCGCTGATATTACGTTTTCAACTCTATAAAAATGGCGGTTATTTTAATCATCGTAAAGTAgaaaaacttcaaaacaaacttcagatcttcagttgGATTTTTAACTCTAAAACATTTCTATCATACTAATGCTGAAACACAACATCTAAAAACTGCTCAGTGCTGCaaacgtgcgtgtgtgtgtgtatgtgtctgtgagtgtgtatttgtgtgtgtgtgtctgagtgtgtgtgtgtgtctgtgtgtctgagagtgtgtgtgtgagtgtgtctgtgagtgtgtatttgtgtgtgtgtgtctgagtgtgtgtctgtgagtgtgtatttgtgtgtgtgtgtgtgtgtctgtgagtgtgagtgtgtgtgtctgtgagtgtgtatttgtgtgtgtgtgtgtgtgtgtctgtgagtgtgtatgtgtgtgtatctgtgtgtctgtatttgtgtgtgtgagtgtgagtgtgtgtgaccatCTGCTCTAGTCATGTCCATACTGGCTCTCTATGGGGGCTCTGCTTACACCCCTTACAAGAGGTCTGAcacccctgacacacacacacatgaacttcCAGCTGCCGCTCTGCTCGGCGTGTTGGACAAAAGTTTCAGTGAAGTCTTCCAGCTGCCGCCACAGCAGGATTAGCAGAAGTTGATACGCTGCCAGGTGTGCAGAGTGCAGAGAGTCTCTCATTCAAGATCTAGCGTAACATGTGACCGTCTCAGGTCAGAGGCGTGTCCCTGTGAGCGTGCTTCAATTTATACTTCTAAACATTCTTCAACAACTGGATTCAAATATTATGATGATAAAAATCAGCTAAAACTGGGCGCAGatggctcctctctctctctctctgatttcagactccatccactgtcttatctctaaataaaaggcataaaaaaatccatcaaaagaaaatgtaaaaatgtcttcTGATTCTGAGAAAGTCAAGAATCAAAAGTAAATCTGTTTAGTTCTTCTGAGTCACAGACGTATCTGcttcttgtgttattttaagaAATTGTAAAAGCTGTAGGTGGTTCCCCGTCACACAGTGACTGATCTGAAGTCACACGTGTCGCTCACCATCAGATCAAACGTTCCCTGACAATAATCCACATCTTACAGCTGCTAAATGAGAAAAGACCGAGTGAACGTTCTCATAATAATTCCGCACAAACAAGTTGTTGAAGACGGGAACGCGAGCGGTGGAGCTTCCAGTGATTGAAAGCTGTTACTCATTCTGTGCCTGAGAGCAGCCGTGTAGGAGTGCATGGTTCAGCTTTTAGTCATCTCCCACCTTGTTGGCACGACTGACGCTCTGAGCGTGGTGAAACGAGTTCTGGCAGAGGCTTCACGATGTACCTCGCAGTATCACTCGGAATGATTCACACCGTTTCAATCTGTCACCGACGcctcgaggggggggggggaaagttCACTTTCTAATGGATCCACAAAGCGTTTCAAGTTCAGAATGACGGGAGAGGAAGGTGACTGTAAACTGGATCGGATCCTGTCTTCTGTGCTCACCGCAATTTCCTTCGAGTTTCCTTTCATGTCTAGTTTTGTGGTCTgttacaaaaattaaaaacccGGCCGTTAAAAGATCTCGATGTCGGGTCATGAGAAAA contains:
- the ndufa5 gene encoding NADH dehydrogenase [ubiquinone] 1 alpha subcomplex subunit 5; protein product: MAGLLKKTTGLVGLAVSQNPHERLRILYSKILASVQTMPQDAAYRKYTEQLVSERFDHVKAEPDVEKLEKKINCGQIEEVIFQAECELALSRKMSEWKPWELLIEEPPPNQWKWPI
- the LOC132956319 gene encoding zinc finger protein aebp2-like isoform X1; its protein translation is MPQITSEGAEQDSQPTSDQNDTGETAETGEEGQAVPDPKREPGDNNENRAGMDANSGRGAAAAAEDGGDNPSSVPHADKETALPSENTDKDEGEPGCELSEPGKSPVQGSLASSTDSAQEGSRVLKQEQREGESVSSSPPADRTKTAEKAEHGTKRRASVELTSSDGEPLSRMDSEDSISSTLMDMESTASSGRSTPAMLNGHSGGSVAGSGSVPAGGKCLSYTCCWDNCQVLFPSSPDLAEHIRATHVDGQRGGVFVCMWKGCKVYKTPSTSQSWLQRHMLTHSGDKPFKCVVGGCNATFASQGGLARHVPTHFSSQSSSKMSNQGKVKEESPSKAGLNKRRKMKNKHKRSLLTFPARPHDFFDAQTMDAIRHRAICLNLATHIESLGNGHSVVFHSTVIARRKEDSGKVKVLLHWTPEDILPDVWVNESDRLQQKTKVVHLSQLPTDTAVLLDPNIYRMFF
- the LOC132956319 gene encoding zinc finger protein aebp2-like isoform X2 encodes the protein MPQITSEGAEQDSQPTSDQNDTGETAETGEEGQAVPDPKREPGDNNENRAGMDANSGRGAAAAAEDGGDNPSSVPHADKETALPSENTDKDEGEPGCELSEPGKSPVQGSLASSTDSAQEGSRVLKQEQREGESVSSSPPADRTKTAEKAEHGTKRRASVELTSSDGEPLSRMDSEDSISSTLMDMESTASSGRSTPAMLNGHSGGSVAGSGSVPAGGKCLSYTCCWDNCQVLFPSSPDLAEHIRATHVDGQRGGVFVCMWKGCKVYKTPSTSQSWLQRHMLTHSGDKPFKCVVGGCNATFASQGGLARHVPTHFSSQSSSKMSNQGKVKEESPSKAGLNKRRKMKNKHKRSLPRPHDFFDAQTMDAIRHRAICLNLATHIESLGNGHSVVFHSTVIARRKEDSGKVKVLLHWTPEDILPDVWVNESDRLQQKTKVVHLSQLPTDTAVLLDPNIYRMFF